A genome region from Festucalex cinctus isolate MCC-2025b chromosome 17, RoL_Fcin_1.0, whole genome shotgun sequence includes the following:
- the LOC144005300 gene encoding uncharacterized protein LOC144005300, with product MMAAVWFLVVLAYVLLMGADARSEGSNVGLKKGAVLDVKSNDVSLEEAFKLLQRLSSALNLQNEAKDDAVSHEDHAPHHNVSQHEDHAPHHNVSQHEDQAPHHNVSQHEDQAPHHNVSQHEDQAPHHNVSQHEDQAPHHNVSQHEDQAPHHNVSQHEDQAPHHNVSQHEDQAPHHNVSQHEDQAPHHNLFQFTSRAPRGLPRTSQMPWGHLGILAEGLDSTAREREVKASLLELLPP from the exons ATGATGGCTGCTGTTTGGTTCTTGGTTGTGCTGGCATATGTGCTTTTGATGGGCGCTGATGCTAGATCAGAAGGATCCAATGTTGGGCTTAAAAAGGGAGCTGTGCTAG ATGTGAAATCCAATGATGTTTCACTTGAGGAGGCTTTTAAACTTCTGCAGCGTTTGAGTTCTGCGTTGAACTTGCAAAATGAAG CCAAGGATGATGCagtgagccacgaggaccatgcgccgcaccacaacgtgagccagcacgaggaccatgcgccgcaccacaacgtgagccagcacgaggaccaggcgcctcaccacaacgtgagccagcacgaggaccaggcgcctcaccacaacgtgagccagcacgaggaccaggcgccgcaccacaacgtgagccagcacgaggaccaggcgccgcaccacaacgtgagccagcacgaggaccaggcgccgcaccacaacgtgagccagcacgaggaccaggcgccgcaccacaacgtgagccagcacgaggaccaggcgccgcaccacaacgtgagccagcacgaggaccaggcgccgcaccacaac CTGTTCCAGTTTACTAGTAGGGCGCCCCGGGGATTACCCAGAACATCTCAGATGCCTTGGGGACATCTTGGGATCCTGGCAGAGGGGTTGGATAGTACGGCCAGGGAGAGGGAAGTCAAGGCCTCCCTGTTGGAGCTGCTGCCCCCTTGA
- the LOC144005562 gene encoding uncharacterized protein LOC144005562 isoform X3, whose translation MWSVFFIIIPEMMAAVWFLVAVVHVLLLDKAKDDAVSQDDYPAGLNVSQDDYPAGLNVSQDDYPAGLNVSQDDYPAGLNVSQDDYPAGLNVSQDDYPAGLNVSQDDYPAGLNVSQDDYPAGLNVSQDDYPAGLNVSQDDYPAGLNVSQDDYPAGLNVSQDDYPAGLNVSQDDYPAGLNVSQDDYPAGLNVSQDDYPAGLNVSQDDYPAGLNVSQDDYPAGLNVSQDDYPAGLNVSQDDYPAGLNVSQDDYPAGLNVSQDDYPAGLNVSQDDYPAGLNVSQDDYPAGLNVSQDDYPAGLNVSQDDYPAGLNVSQDDYPVEDDVLDVVSVSI comes from the exons ATGTGGTCCGTCTTCTTCATTATTATCCCTGAAATGATGGCTGCTGTTTGGTTCTTGGTTGCGGTGGTGCATGTGCTCTTGCTTGACAAAG CAAAGGATGATGCAgtgagccaggacgactacccggccggcctcaacgtgagccaggacgactacccggccggcctcaacgtgagccaggacgactacccggccggcctcaacgtgagccaggacgactacccggccggcctcaacgtgagccaggacgactacccggccggcctcaacgtgagccaggacgactacccggccggcctcaacgtgagccaggacgactacccggccggcctcaacgtgagccaggacgactacccggccggcctcaacgtgagccaggacgactacccggccggcctcaacgtgagccaggacgactacccggccggcctcaacgtgagccaggacgactacccggccggcctcaacgtgagccaggacgactacccggccggcctcaacgtgagccaggacgactacccggccggcctcaacgtgagccaggacgactacccggccggcctcaacgtgagccaggacgactacccggccggcctcaacgtgagccaggacgactacccggccggcctcaacgtgagccaggacgactacccggccggcctcaacgtgagccaggacgactacccggccggcctcaacgtgagccaggacgactacccggccggcctcaacgtgagccaggacgactacccggccggcctcaacgtgagccaggacgactacccggccggcctcaacgtgagccaggacgactacccggccggcctcaacgtgagccaggacgactacccggccggcctcaacgtgagccaggacgactacccggccggcctcaacgtgagccaggacgactacccggccggcctcaacgtgagccaggacgactacccTGTGGAGGACGATGTGCTAGATGTTGTGTCAGTGAGTATTTGA
- the LOC144005562 gene encoding uncharacterized protein LOC144005562 isoform X1, which yields MWSVFFIIIPEMMAAVWFLVAVVHVLLLDKAGATSDESNVGLKKGAVLAKDDAVSQDDYPAGLNVSQDDYPAGLNVSQDDYPAGLNVSQDDYPAGLNVSQDDYPAGLNVSQDDYPAGLNVSQDDYPAGLNVSQDDYPAGLNVSQDDYPAGLNVSQDDYPAGLNVSQDDYPAGLNVSQDDYPAGLNVSQDDYPAGLNVSQDDYPAGLNVSQDDYPAGLNVSQDDYPAGLNVSQDDYPAGLNVSQDDYPAGLNVSQDDYPAGLNVSQDDYPAGLNVSQDDYPAGLNVSQDDYPAGLNVSQDDYPAGLNVSQDDYPAGLNVSQDDYPAGLNVSQDDYPVEDDVLDVVSVSI from the exons ATGTGGTCCGTCTTCTTCATTATTATCCCTGAAATGATGGCTGCTGTTTGGTTCTTGGTTGCGGTGGTGCATGTGCTCTTGCTTGACAAAG CAGGTGCTACATCAGATGAGTCCAATGTTGGCCTTAAAAAGGGAGCAGTGCTAG CAAAGGATGATGCAgtgagccaggacgactacccggccggcctcaacgtgagccaggacgactacccggccggcctcaacgtgagccaggacgactacccggccggcctcaacgtgagccaggacgactacccggccggcctcaacgtgagccaggacgactacccggccggcctcaacgtgagccaggacgactacccggccggcctcaacgtgagccaggacgactacccggccggcctcaacgtgagccaggacgactacccggccggcctcaacgtgagccaggacgactacccggccggcctcaacgtgagccaggacgactacccggccggcctcaacgtgagccaggacgactacccggccggcctcaacgtgagccaggacgactacccggccggcctcaacgtgagccaggacgactacccggccggcctcaacgtgagccaggacgactacccggccggcctcaacgtgagccaggacgactacccggccggcctcaacgtgagccaggacgactacccggccggcctcaacgtgagccaggacgactacccggccggcctcaacgtgagccaggacgactacccggccggcctcaacgtgagccaggacgactacccggccggcctcaacgtgagccaggacgactacccggccggcctcaacgtgagccaggacgactacccggccggcctcaacgtgagccaggacgactacccggccggcctcaacgtgagccaggacgactacccggccggcctcaacgtgagccaggacgactacccggccggcctcaacgtgagccaggacgactacccggccggcctcaacgtgagccaggacgactacccTGTGGAGGACGATGTGCTAGATGTTGTGTCAGTGAGTATTTGA
- the LOC144005562 gene encoding uncharacterized protein LOC144005562 isoform X2: MWSVFFIIIPEMMAAVWFLVAVVHVLLLDKGATSDESNVGLKKGAVLAKDDAVSQDDYPAGLNVSQDDYPAGLNVSQDDYPAGLNVSQDDYPAGLNVSQDDYPAGLNVSQDDYPAGLNVSQDDYPAGLNVSQDDYPAGLNVSQDDYPAGLNVSQDDYPAGLNVSQDDYPAGLNVSQDDYPAGLNVSQDDYPAGLNVSQDDYPAGLNVSQDDYPAGLNVSQDDYPAGLNVSQDDYPAGLNVSQDDYPAGLNVSQDDYPAGLNVSQDDYPAGLNVSQDDYPAGLNVSQDDYPAGLNVSQDDYPAGLNVSQDDYPAGLNVSQDDYPAGLNVSQDDYPVEDDVLDVVSVSI, encoded by the exons ATGTGGTCCGTCTTCTTCATTATTATCCCTGAAATGATGGCTGCTGTTTGGTTCTTGGTTGCGGTGGTGCATGTGCTCTTGCTTGACAAAG GTGCTACATCAGATGAGTCCAATGTTGGCCTTAAAAAGGGAGCAGTGCTAG CAAAGGATGATGCAgtgagccaggacgactacccggccggcctcaacgtgagccaggacgactacccggccggcctcaacgtgagccaggacgactacccggccggcctcaacgtgagccaggacgactacccggccggcctcaacgtgagccaggacgactacccggccggcctcaacgtgagccaggacgactacccggccggcctcaacgtgagccaggacgactacccggccggcctcaacgtgagccaggacgactacccggccggcctcaacgtgagccaggacgactacccggccggcctcaacgtgagccaggacgactacccggccggcctcaacgtgagccaggacgactacccggccggcctcaacgtgagccaggacgactacccggccggcctcaacgtgagccaggacgactacccggccggcctcaacgtgagccaggacgactacccggccggcctcaacgtgagccaggacgactacccggccggcctcaacgtgagccaggacgactacccggccggcctcaacgtgagccaggacgactacccggccggcctcaacgtgagccaggacgactacccggccggcctcaacgtgagccaggacgactacccggccggcctcaacgtgagccaggacgactacccggccggcctcaacgtgagccaggacgactacccggccggcctcaacgtgagccaggacgactacccggccggcctcaacgtgagccaggacgactacccggccggcctcaacgtgagccaggacgactacccggccggcctcaacgtgagccaggacgactacccggccggcctcaacgtgagccaggacgactacccTGTGGAGGACGATGTGCTAGATGTTGTGTCAGTGAGTATTTGA
- the LOC144005299 gene encoding uncharacterized protein LOC144005299 — MMAAVWFLVVLAYALLMGTDARSEGSNVGQKEGAVLDVKSNDVSLEEAFKLLQRLSSALNLQNEAKDDAVSHEDQAPHHNVSQHEDQAPHHNVSQHEDQAPHHNVSQHEDQAPHHNVSQHEDQAPHHNVSQHEDQAPHHNKRP, encoded by the exons ATGATGGCTGCTGTTTGGTTCTTGGTCGTGCTGGCGTATGCACTTTTGATGGGCACTGATGCTAGATCAGAAGGATCCAATGTTGGGCAGAAAGAAGGAGCTGTGCTAG ATGTGAAATCCAATGATGTTTCACTTGAGGAGGCTTTTAAACTTCTGCAGCGTTTGAGTTCTGCGTTGAACTTGCAAAATgaag CCAAGGATGATGCagtgagccacgaggaccaggcgccgcaccacaacgtgagccagcacgaggaccaggcgccgcaccacaacgtgagccagcacgaggaccaggcgccgcaccacaacgtgagccagcacgaggaccaggcgccgcaccacaacgtgagccagcacgaggaccaggcgccgcaccacaacgtgagccagcacgaggaccaggcgccgcaccacaac AAAAGGCCCTaa